Within Hydrogenoanaerobacterium saccharovorans, the genomic segment TTTAAGCTCAATCAAACCGTCATCCAGTAAAATTTTGGTACCGGCATCTACGTCGCTGGGCAAACCTTTAAAAGTGATGGTTGCCCTGGAGCTATCCCCCTCAATTTCGTTGGTGGTAAGGGTGAACAGTTCTCCTTTTTTAAGTTCGGCAATGCCGCCTTTAAATTTGCCAAGGCGAATTTCAGGGCCTTTTGTATCGAGCAATGCAGCAATGGGCATGTGCAGTTCTTCACGAAGCGCACGCAGAATATTCAGCTTTTTCAGGTGTTCTTCATAGCTTCCGTGCGAAAAGTTAAACCTTGCAACATCCATGCCTGCAAGGATGAGATCGCGGATGCGCTCTTCTGTTTCGGTAGCGGGGCCCAATGTGCAAATGATTTTAGTCTTCCTCATAAATACCACTCTCTCTTCAGCTAAACCTTGACAGATTCTACACACAAGGTTGACCGCACTTGTGCTCAGCTATCCGGTTTAGATACGATTTATTTGCAGTACGAGATCAATCCCGTACAAAGTCGATAAAAATAACAATCTGCTTTAGTATAATATAAACAGCGAAAAAATTCAATTAAGAGTCCGTTAAGAAACATAAAACAGATGTGCATTTTATTGTAAGACTCTGTAAATACAGCAAATCATCACCATATTTAAATTTAATACCAATGCCCATTGCAAAAACAGCAAGAATGTGCTATTGTATTACTGTACTAGATGAACTAATACGGTTAATACAGCCGGATAAACCGGCAAACGAATGTTAAACTATTTCTATCGAACAGCAAGTATTTGCAGAAAGGGGTATAGATGTGTTTGTTTTGGAGCTCCAAAGCCGCATACCAATTTACGAACAGATGAAAAATAAGATTACCGAATTGGTAATGCTGGGCGTACTTCAAACCGATGAACAGCTGCCTAGTGTACGCAGTTTGGCGAGAGACCTTGGCGTAAACCCCAATACTGTGCAAAAGGCATATCAAGAGCTGGAGCGTGACGGGATTGTCTACTCAATTACCGGAAAAGGCAGCTTTATTGCAGATTTTGCACAACAGAGTAATTCGATTATTCGGCAGGCTAAAGACGTGCTGAAAGATGCCCTGCGGGGGGCAAAATTGGCAGGGATAGCAAAAGAGGATGTGCTTTGCTGTGTAAACGAAGCTTACAGGGAGGAGAAAAAGCATGATTAAAGCAACCAACCTGACCAAACGGTTCGATGACAACGTCGCACTTGCCAGCCTCACCACAGAAATTACAGCAGGCTCTATTTATGGGCTGGTGGGCAGCAACGGCGCGGGTAAATCTACATTTTTGCGCCTGATTGCAGGCGTATACCACGCAGACGAAGGCAGCATACAAGTAGACGGGCAGCCGGTTTTTGAAAACAGCCAAGTAAAAGATAAAATTTTCTTTCTTGCCGATGAGCTGTTTTTTTTCTCTAATTATACTATGAACCAAATGGCAAAATTTTATAGTGGGCTATACACAAATTGGTCGCAAAAAATTTATAATCAGCTTTGCGTCACCTTCCCGGTAAATGCAAACAAGCGCATCAATACATTTTCAAAGGGAATGCAGCGGCAGGTAGCGGTGATTTTGGCGCTCTCTACCAGACCGGAAATTTTACTGTTGGACGAAGCATTCGATGGTTTAGACCCTGTTATCCGCGGTTTGGTTCGCAAAATACTTGCCGATGAGGTTGCAAACCGTGGCATTACCGTCATCATTTCGTCACATAATCTGCGTGAGCTAGAGGATTTGTGCGACCAGGTGGGTGTATTGCATCACGGCAAAATATTATTCCAGAGAGATATTGATGACCTGAAGCTGGGCTTTTTTAAGGTGCAATGTGCATTTAAGCCTTTGCCCGAAAAAACAGCGTTTTCGGGGCTTGACCTTTTACAGTTTGACACACGCGGCAGTTTGGTAAACTTGATAGCGCGCGGCAAACGGGATGAAATCCTTGAATATATAGAAAAAATGTCCCCTCTGTTTGTGGAAACCATTCCGCTTACATTGGAGGAAGTGTTTATACATGAAATGGAGGCGGTTGGCTATGACTACAGCAACATCTTGTTCTAATCAGAATAAGTTTCGCAGCATGTATCTGGGTGCCCTCCGCAGAGGGGCACCGCTTGGCATATTTTATGCTTTGCTTTTATTCGCATTGTTCCCTTTAATGTACATTATTACACTGGCAACTATGCGCCCTATGGAAGATGTTTTTTATCCCATTCATCATCTTCAGGGGTATGCGGGTGTTTACAATAGCGTATCGATGTTATCGGTACCGATTATCTGCGCTATTATTCCAATTGTGTTCGGTATAACGATCTTTTCATATCTGCACAACAAAAATTCTACCGACGTTTTTCATGCATTGCCAATGAAGCGCCAAACGCTGTTTACCGCAAATTATCTTGCGGGCATCACGCTGATTTGGATACCGCTGATTGTGAGTTTTTTTGTAGTTGCGATTGCCGGGGCGGGATCTGCTACAATACTTGAATGGCTCTACTCACCCGCACGCATTTTTACAGAGCTTTTGGGTTGGCTTGTAGTGGTTACGGCAGTGTTTACCATTACCGCGGTGATTGCGGTGCAGGCAGGCAACAGTTTTGATACCGTGATGTTTTCACTTGCGTTTTGCGGGATGTATCCTGTAATCTTGTTTTTTGCAAAAACGGCAGCAGAAAATTTACTGCTGGGTTTTACGGGGCGTTGGAGCACAGGATTGATGAACGATACAAACTTGTTGGCACTTTCGCCGTTTACGGTGATGATGTACCGG encodes:
- a CDS encoding ABC transporter ATP-binding protein; amino-acid sequence: MIKATNLTKRFDDNVALASLTTEITAGSIYGLVGSNGAGKSTFLRLIAGVYHADEGSIQVDGQPVFENSQVKDKIFFLADELFFFSNYTMNQMAKFYSGLYTNWSQKIYNQLCVTFPVNANKRINTFSKGMQRQVAVILALSTRPEILLLDEAFDGLDPVIRGLVRKILADEVANRGITVIISSHNLRELEDLCDQVGVLHHGKILFQRDIDDLKLGFFKVQCAFKPLPEKTAFSGLDLLQFDTRGSLVNLIARGKRDEILEYIEKMSPLFVETIPLTLEEVFIHEMEAVGYDYSNILF
- a CDS encoding GntR family transcriptional regulator, translating into MFVLELQSRIPIYEQMKNKITELVMLGVLQTDEQLPSVRSLARDLGVNPNTVQKAYQELERDGIVYSITGKGSFIADFAQQSNSIIRQAKDVLKDALRGAKLAGIAKEDVLCCVNEAYREEKKHD